The Aliiroseovarius sediminilitoris region CCATGGTTGCCTGGGCTGTGATCCCGTTCAATGACGGCTGGGTTCTGGCTGATATCAACGTGGCGATCCTGTTCGTTTTCGCGGTCTCTTCGCTAGAGGTGTATGGCGTGATCATGGGCGGCTGGGCGTCGAACTCGAAATACCCGTTCCTTGGCTCGCTGCGGTCGGCTGCGCAGATGATTTCCTACGAGGTTTCGATCGGCCTGATCATCATCGGTGTGATCCTGTCCACCGGGTCAATGAATTTCGGGGACATCGTGATGGCGCAAGACGGCAAGGGGCTGCTCAGCTGGTATTGGTTGCCGCATTTCCCAATGGTGTTTCTGTTCCTGATTTCCGCGCTGGCCGAAACCAACCGCCCGCCGTTCGACCTGCCCGAGGCTGAATCGGAACTGGTGGCCGGGTATCAGGTTGAATATTCATCGACTCCCTTCCTTCTGTTCATGATCGGTGAATATGTGGCCATCGTTCTGATGTGCACGCTGATTTCGATCCTGTTCTTCGGCGGCTGGCTGTCGCCGGTCGAGTGGCTGCCCGACGGCATCCTGTGGCTGTTCGCGAAGATTTTCTTCTTCTTCTTCGTGTTCTCGATGATCAAAGCGATCACGCCGCGCTATCGCTATGACCAGTTGATGCGCATCGGTTGGAAAGTCTTCCTGCCGCTGTCACTGGCATGGGTTGTTCTGGTCGCATTCTTCGCCCAATACGGGGCATTCTGGGGCACTTACGCCCGCTGGACAGTAGGGGGCTGATCAATGGCTTTTGATTACGCACGTGCAACGAAATACTTCCTGCTGATGGATTTCGTGAAGGGGTTCGGGTTGGGGCTGAAATACTTCTTCGCGCCCAAGGCGACGCTGAACTACCCGCATGAAAAAGGTCCGCTGTCGCCCCGTTTTCGGGGTGAGCACGCGCTGCGCCGTTATCCCAACGGGGAAGAGCGTTGCATTGCCTGCAAGCTCTGCGAGGCGATTTGCCCGGCACAGGCCATAACGATTGACGCCGAACCCCGCGACGACGGCTCGCGCCGCACCACGCGCTATGACATCGACATGACCAAATGCATCTATTGCGGCTTCTGTCAGGAAGCCTGTCCGGTGGATGCCATCGTGGAAGGCCCGAACTTCGAGTTCGCAACCGAGACGCGCGAGGAACTGTTCTATGACAAGGCCAAACTGCTTGAGAACGGCGAACGCTGGGAAGCCGAGATTGCCCGCAATATCGAACTTGATGCGCCGTATCGCTAAGTGACCGCGAAGGATAACCCATGAACGATTTCTCCAAACTATATGCACAGATGATGGAGCAGGGGCAGGAAATGCTCCGCAACTTCAACCCTGCTTTGGAGACGTTCAAACCGCAGGGTTTTGACAAGATGCTGCCCACCATGCCGAAAGACATGATGGACATGATGTTTGGCAACGCCTTCAACAAGGACGGGTTGGACGCGAAAACGCGGATGCTGATCACGCTGGCCGGGCTGACCGTGCTGGGTGCGCAGGCTGAGCCGCAGATCAAGCTGACCGTGCGCCACGCCTTGGAAGCGGGTGCAACTGAAAAAGAGATCGCCGAGGTGATCTATCAAATGTCGATGCTGGGTGGTCTTCCGGCCATGACCCGTGCATTGGAACTGGCGCAAGCCGTGTTTGACGACAACGAGGAGGGGGACGCATGAGCGTTGCCGATTTCGCATTTTACCTCTTTGCCCTGACCACCGTGGTGGGCGGGTTCTTTACCGTGATGGCAAGAAACCCCGTCCATTCTGTCTTGTGGCTGATCACCGCTTTCGTTG contains the following coding sequences:
- the nuoH gene encoding NADH-quinone oxidoreductase subunit NuoH, translated to MVEFFTTTYLGIALLIIGQSLLIVVPLLVALAFLLYFDRKVWAAVQMRKGPNVVGAFGVLQSFADFIKYVLKEIVVPAGADRFVFFLAPMMSFVLAMVAWAVIPFNDGWVLADINVAILFVFAVSSLEVYGVIMGGWASNSKYPFLGSLRSAAQMISYEVSIGLIIIGVILSTGSMNFGDIVMAQDGKGLLSWYWLPHFPMVFLFLISALAETNRPPFDLPEAESELVAGYQVEYSSTPFLLFMIGEYVAIVLMCTLISILFFGGWLSPVEWLPDGILWLFAKIFFFFFVFSMIKAITPRYRYDQLMRIGWKVFLPLSLAWVVLVAFFAQYGAFWGTYARWTVGG
- the nuoI gene encoding NADH-quinone oxidoreductase subunit NuoI, giving the protein MAFDYARATKYFLLMDFVKGFGLGLKYFFAPKATLNYPHEKGPLSPRFRGEHALRRYPNGEERCIACKLCEAICPAQAITIDAEPRDDGSRRTTRYDIDMTKCIYCGFCQEACPVDAIVEGPNFEFATETREELFYDKAKLLENGERWEAEIARNIELDAPYR
- a CDS encoding carboxymuconolactone decarboxylase family protein; this encodes MNDFSKLYAQMMEQGQEMLRNFNPALETFKPQGFDKMLPTMPKDMMDMMFGNAFNKDGLDAKTRMLITLAGLTVLGAQAEPQIKLTVRHALEAGATEKEIAEVIYQMSMLGGLPAMTRALELAQAVFDDNEEGDA